CACCTCAGGGGCTTAATTCTACACTGAAGCTGTTCTTGTTGTTGACCGTTTTGAGTCTCGCACCATCGATTCTGATCATGACAACGAGCTTCATTCGTTTTGTGATCGTGTTCGGTTTATTGAGGCAGGCATTAGGAACACAGCAACTTCCTCCGAACCAGGTGCTGACTTCACTCAGCCTGTTTTTAACTGTGATGGTGATGGCTCCCATTTGGCAAAAAGCCTATGAGGAAGGCATCGTACCGTACACGCATCAGACAGAACAGGCGCCCGTGACACTGGAAGCAGCCTTCCAGAAAACGGTGTCCCCTCTACGAAAGTTTATGAGCGATCAGATTGAGCTCACTGGAAACAGTGACACGGTATGGATGTTTCTGGACTATCAGCAACCGTTGCCCGGTTCTCCTGGTGCAGCCGACTACAAGGCGCCCAGTGATTACGATGAAGTTCCTCTGACAGTTCTGCTGCCGGCATACATGTTGAGTGAAGTAAAAACCGCGTTTCTGATTGGTTTCCAGTTGTATCTGCCTTTTATTGTGATCGATATGGTGATCAGTTCGATTCTGATCAGCATGGGGATGATGATGCTGCCCCCGGTTTTGATCTCATTGCCTTTCAAAATTCTGTTATTTGTATTGATCGATGGCTGGCTGTTAACTGTGGGGATGTTATTGGAAAGCATCAGGGCCGTCGGCTGAATTCGGGCGCTCGCATTGCGCCCGGATGATTCTTAATTACAGGTGTGAGATATGGATAGTTCAACAGTTTTGGATCTGGGGAGAGAAGGATTGCTGATCATGCTGGAAGTCAGCGGACCGGTCATGCTGACAGCGGTTGTCGTCGGTCTGGTAATCAGTATCGGGCAGGCAGTCACTCAAATTCAAGATCAGACAATCAGTTTTGTTCCTAAAATTATCATGATGGTCCTGGCGATTCTGTATACCTTGCCTTGGATCACTTCGTTGCTTGTTGAATACAGCACAAACCTGATTACGAACATTCCTTCCCGCATTTGAATCTGTGGAAGCCGCTGAAACAGAGAATATGAGAAACTCGTGAGTGAACTTCTCGACCAATACGTAATGAATCCTTTGTTGCAGCTGGCTCCGGGACAGATTCTGCAATGGGCCATGCTGCAGTTTTATGCATTCACGTTGGTCCTGTTCCGTCTCAGTGGCCTGATGATTATTGGTCCGGTGTTTGGTCAGCCGATTTTTCCAACCAATATTCGCATCTTATTAATTCTGTGCCTGGCTTTGCTGATTACTCCGACGCTACACGATCAGGTTATCGTTGGTTTTTACGAACTGGATGCGAATCAGGATCAGCGGCTCAGTCAAGATGAAGTCCCGACTCACTTGCAGGACCGCTTCGAAGCTCTGGTAATCAGTGCCGGCCGTGAGGGAACACGCGAATTGACAGTGAATGACTACAAGTTTGTGGTCAACATGCCTGCTTCATTATTGGATTATGTCTGGTCGATTCTAGGGGAACTCACATTAGGACTCGCGCTGGGGCTGGGGGTCTACATCATTTTATTAAGTCTGCAGATGGCAGGTCAGATGATTGACCAGCAGGCGGGGATGGCTTTAGGTGAAGTCTTTAATCCCGGTTTTGATATGAATGCGTCCCTCAGTGGTCAGTATCTGTATTTTATCGGGATTACGGTTTTCCTGGTCATGGAACCGGTGAATGGGCACTTGTTAATGTTATCGTCCCTGATGGATACATTTCAGGTCTTCCCGGTCGGAGAAGGAATCGTTTCTACAAATACACTCGATCTGCTGCAGTCATTGATGCATCAGTCGTTAGTGTTGTCCATTAAAGTGGCTGCGCCGTTACTGGCGATCAGTGCGTTGATTTCCATCGCAATGGGCTATCTGGGGCATACTGTTCCGCAGATCAATGTGCTGGTCATTGGATTTCCGATTCGGGCCATGATCAGCCTGCTGGTGTTGATGTTTACCTTGTCCGGAGCAGCAGACATCGTGGTGGAGTCGATCCCGTCGGCCATTGACCAATTGAGTCGCAGTGCAGTGATGTAAGATGTAAAAACGGTTTGAGATCTAGAGTTCTATGGCAGAAAATGACAGTGGAGAAAAAACCGAGCAACCCACCGATCGCCGGCGCAATGAAGCCCGCGAGAAAGGGAACATTGCGAAAAGTACCGACTTAAATGCGGCTGGCATGATGCTGGCGGCGGCCTGTGTCCTCTATTTTTTCGCGGTTGGTCTCAGCAATGAGATGAAAAACTTTATGGAGCTCACACTGACAACGCCGGTCTGGCTGCAGATGGAACCTGTGAAGTTGATCGAACGTTGCGAAGCCATTATCAAATTGTTCCTGCAGGGAACCGCGATGACGATGATTGTGTTGTTCATTTCAGCGGTGCTCTTAAATATTGTGCAGGTTGGTTTTCTGATGTCACCTGATGTATTACAGATTAAGTGGGAGCGATTGAATCCCATTGAAGGGGCCAAGCGGATCATCTCAGTCCGTGGTTTAGTGAAGCTGGCTGTGAGTCTTGGGAAACTGAGTCTGCTGGTGATCATCGCAATCTGGTTCAGCTATCTGGTCTTCCCTAATTTTCTGGCTTTAATGGGGGCACCCCCCGAAACGATTCTGCGCGATATTTTTAATTCCACTGTCGAACTGGGAATTCTGCTGGCACTGGCTTTAATAGTGCTGGGGGGCATCGATTATGCATTTCAGAAATGGAAGCATGAAAAAGACCTGATGATGAGCAAGCAGGAAATTCGCGAAGAGATGAAATCGATGGAAGGAGACCCTCTACTTCGTCAGCGTCGTCGTGAAGCACACCGGAAGCTGGCGATGTCGCAGGAGCTTTCGAAAGTGGAATCTGCTGACGTGGTGATTACCAACCCGACTCATATCTCGATTGCGATCAAATACGATCCGGAGTCGATGCCGGCACCGGTTGTTGTAGCCAAAGGGGCAGGGGAGATCGCATTTCAGATTCGTAAAATTGCCAACGAACATGGGATTCCGATTATTGAGCGGAAAGCACTCGCGCGGCAGATGTACCGTGATGTGAAAACAGGCCAGGAAATTCCTTTCGAATTATACGAAGTGTTCGTGGAAATTATGGCTTACGTCTATAATCTGACCGGGAAGTCGATGCCGGACGCATAAGCGTTGCTGGAAACATTGTCTGTAGCGTAAACTGAGTTTCACTACCGACGGAACCGAGGGGCTTTCAAGCCGCAAAATTACCCGTTTTCGTTAATTTTCAGTAACAAAAGCGGGTTTTCTTGAGGTGGTCTCTGGTGTTTGATCCTGTTTCTCACCAAGATACAATGTAGAAGGATCGGCCGATCCAGTTAGCGACTTTCAGGCTTGTTTAAGGGGAATTCATGCGTTGGGAACATCCGGTTCAGTTCGCATCGCAGAGTGATGTTGGCTTTCGGCGGAGGAATAACGAAGATTCCATCTCTGTCCGCATTTGTAAAGACCAGGAAAGCTGGCGCGATCATGGGCATTTCTTTCTTGTAGCCGATGGAATGGGGGGGCACGCCGTTGGGGAACTGGCGAGTAAGATGGCGTCCGAGACAGTGCCGCATACGTTCTTTAAAAATAAACCCGGGCCTGTCGCAAAATCTTTGAAATCAGCCATCGAAGTTGCCAATCAGGCGATTAATGAGCGGGGGATGGCCAATCGCGAATTTATGCGGATGGGAACGACCTGCAGCTCGCTCTGTCTCTGTGCTGAGGGAGCCGTGATAGGTCATGTGGGAGACAGCCGAGTCTACCGGGTACGAGAAAATCGTATTGACCAACTGACGTTCGACCACAGTTTACAATGGGAGCTGATTCGACAGGGGCGC
This window of the Gimesia fumaroli genome carries:
- the fliQ gene encoding flagellar biosynthesis protein FliQ; this encodes MDSSTVLDLGREGLLIMLEVSGPVMLTAVVVGLVISIGQAVTQIQDQTISFVPKIIMMVLAILYTLPWITSLLVEYSTNLITNIPSRI
- the flhB gene encoding flagellar biosynthesis protein FlhB gives rise to the protein MAENDSGEKTEQPTDRRRNEAREKGNIAKSTDLNAAGMMLAAACVLYFFAVGLSNEMKNFMELTLTTPVWLQMEPVKLIERCEAIIKLFLQGTAMTMIVLFISAVLLNIVQVGFLMSPDVLQIKWERLNPIEGAKRIISVRGLVKLAVSLGKLSLLVIIAIWFSYLVFPNFLALMGAPPETILRDIFNSTVELGILLALALIVLGGIDYAFQKWKHEKDLMMSKQEIREEMKSMEGDPLLRQRRREAHRKLAMSQELSKVESADVVITNPTHISIAIKYDPESMPAPVVVAKGAGEIAFQIRKIANEHGIPIIERKALARQMYRDVKTGQEIPFELYEVFVEIMAYVYNLTGKSMPDA
- a CDS encoding flagellar biosynthetic protein FliR, translated to MSELLDQYVMNPLLQLAPGQILQWAMLQFYAFTLVLFRLSGLMIIGPVFGQPIFPTNIRILLILCLALLITPTLHDQVIVGFYELDANQDQRLSQDEVPTHLQDRFEALVISAGREGTRELTVNDYKFVVNMPASLLDYVWSILGELTLGLALGLGVYIILLSLQMAGQMIDQQAGMALGEVFNPGFDMNASLSGQYLYFIGITVFLVMEPVNGHLLMLSSLMDTFQVFPVGEGIVSTNTLDLLQSLMHQSLVLSIKVAAPLLAISALISIAMGYLGHTVPQINVLVIGFPIRAMISLLVLMFTLSGAADIVVESIPSAIDQLSRSAVM
- the fliP gene encoding flagellar type III secretion system pore protein FliP (The bacterial flagellar biogenesis protein FliP forms a type III secretion system (T3SS)-type pore required for flagellar assembly.), giving the protein MHKQWVQQERIAGCVFLYGKNTFLAVVCLLAFAAASPVVQAQPAVTNQALSNQSIANQNPQLTQQQTAQAAPENGNPGVPEMLDVEQMTSPQGLNSTLKLFLLLTVLSLAPSILIMTTSFIRFVIVFGLLRQALGTQQLPPNQVLTSLSLFLTVMVMAPIWQKAYEEGIVPYTHQTEQAPVTLEAAFQKTVSPLRKFMSDQIELTGNSDTVWMFLDYQQPLPGSPGAADYKAPSDYDEVPLTVLLPAYMLSEVKTAFLIGFQLYLPFIVIDMVISSILISMGMMMLPPVLISLPFKILLFVLIDGWLLTVGMLLESIRAVG